CAAATCAATTGACACATCACTGTAGATTAGCATATGCATTTTCTAAGCAGGTGAGGACTTGAAAGCAACTATAGACACAGACTGGTGAGGTTTAGAATCATCGTGACTCACcttgtgtcttttgaaagtagaTAAGTGTCTAAAAGAAGCTTTACATGCATGCACTGGTAAGattcaacataattatgaatTAGATTGTGTCTTTTCAGACCAATTGAtgaagttaaaagcagattaacacacacttcaacggtaagatttgttatttctgtggacctgcatatgctgtttcaaatgaaataaacttttgaaggcaatgttacacacactgcacttgtaaGGCTTATCGCTGTGAACCTGCACGTGTTGTTTCaaagcatttgatttttttaaggcagctttacatatgtTGCACTGGTAAGGTTTCTTGTACCTGTGGATTTGACTATGTTTTGTCAAATAGgataatgttttaaatacagCTTTACAAACCCTGCACTGGGGAGGCTTCTCATCCCTATGAACAtgcatatgttgtttcaaattggataatcttttaaatgcagctttacaaaccctgcactggtgaggcttctcatccctgtgaacctgtgTATGTCGTTCCAAATTggttaatcttttaaatgcagctttacatacactgcactgatGAGGCTCCTCATCATTGTGAATCGTCTtgtgctgttttaaaacatatgatcttttaaatgtagctttagacacactgcactggtaaggcttctcatccctgtgaacctgcgtatgtcgtttcaaattagataatcttttaaatgcagccttacacacactgcacttgtgaggcttctgatcactgtgaaccagcatatgacttttcaaattggATAATCtgttaaatgcagctttacacacactgcactggtaaggcttctgatcactgtgaacctgcgtatgtcgtttcaaatcaggtaatcttttgaaggcagctttacatatactgcactggtgaggcttcttaTCACGGTGAACCcacatatgacttttcaaatcggataatcttttgaaggcagctttacatatactgcactggtgaggcttcttaTCACTGTGAACCcacatatgacttttcaaatcggataatcttttgaaggcagctttacatatactgcactggcaaggcttctgatcactgtgaacctgaGTATGTCGTTCCAAATTggttaatcttttaaatgcggctttacatacactgcactgatGAGGCTCCTCATCATTGTGAATCGTCTtgtgctgttttaaaacatatgatcttttaaatgtagctttagacacactgcactggtaaggcttctcatccctgtgaacctgcgtatgtcgtttcaaattggataatcttttaaatgtagccatacacacactgcactggtgaggcttctgatcactgtgaaccagcatatgacttttcaaattggATAATCtgttaaatgcagctttacacacactgcactggtaaggcttctgatcactgtgaatctgcgtatgtcgtttcaaatcaggtaatcttttgaaggcagctttacatatactgcactggtgaggcttcttaTCACGGTGAACCcacatatgacttttcaaatcggataatcttttgaaggcagctttacatatactgcactggtgaggcttcttaTCACTGTGAACCcacatatgacttttcaaatcagataatcttttgaaggcaACTTTACATGttctgcacttgtgaggtttACCAGTGTGGTCCGACATGTGTTTCTTGTGCAAGGATGgaaaatggaatgaagacatacacactTTGCACTTATCAGATTCAATATCACTACTAGGGTGCTGTTTTTCTGACTCAGTACTGATGTTAGCTTCAgtcatatttacatttttctcatGCTGACTACTTTCAGAAACAATATCCATCACCTGTGTATTTTTACATCCAGCAACATCCACATCTTGAAGTTCAGGTGATGATATACatgataaaatatctttatttttcctgcaattCCACTCCACCTCCTGTGGTACACTCTGTGCCTTCAAGTGCTCCATTATTGTggactgagtgtgtgattttgtctgctctgactCTACTGCAGAACCAATGGCTTGACCAGAGTGATCttcatgcttgacctcagaAGTGACTAGTGCTTTTGCATACTGTGTCTTCACTTCAAAAGTATCGCCTTGGCAGttccaataaaattcattatcactatcaagtTGAGAAATTGCATCCTGGCCAGGCCATGATCTCTCAGTCTTTACTATATGATTATGATCAGTCATATGTGGCCATTCTAACTTCACACTGTGAGTGTGCTGctgttcaattttaatgaaagaagtggAATCTTGAGAATTTATCTCCACTTTCAGAGCATTCTCACACCTCAAGTTTGTCTGTGCAGCtggatcaatttttatattatggagTTCTTGGCCAAAGATACTGTCATGCTGAatgaaatcattctgtaaacattttgtctcattataaGCAGAGgaaaatgaactttctgctttaggtTTTACATTATTGCTTAAGTCTTCTTGTTCCTCACCCATATATTTCGTCTCAGTCTTTATAAGTGTACATGGGACCTGCATCTCGCTCTTCATGGCAAACCTATATTTGTGCTCGCCAAGAATTACTGAttacatttattgtcttttgggtaAAAGTTCTTTTACACTTACTGTTGACTAACTTTCCATGAAGCTCAAGACCTCAGCTTCATCAACTCTATTGTTTCTAGTGACAATAGAAGACCTCCTGAAGTCTGTTGTAATCttatcagacctgaaacatgacaattgTATTGATTTAGTTGTCAGGGAAATtataagcaaacatttaaaagcaagggAGATTTCACTTAGCCACTCTCTCTgttagaatgaaagaaaaaagcttttactgCTGCGGCTTTTTTGAAACTAGTATATTGTAACTCAGTAGGAAATCCAGTAGAATTACTAATTTTACGCTATTTTTATCTAAGATTATGTGGCGCTGGCTATATTGCTACATCGCAATCTATAGTGGGTTggacaaactgctgaaaatcaaGTCATTTAACCtctcagaacagaaacaagaaagcaaaagaaataaatcatttctgtCCGTGCTCAGAAGAGGAATGAGGCATACCGTGTAGGTGGAACTTGTGGACGTAGAAGTGTAGTCACACCATGACACCATGTCGATAGAAGTTTAAATCACTAAGAACAACAACTCCGTAATTTCTTCACAAGAGTTACCGCCCATGTGTTGAAATTTGCATAGAGGTCCGCGACGATGcgtatcacgtggtacacaatTTAATAGCCGTGACTCGTGTGGAGGACAAACAGTCTCCATGCCAATGTCCGAAGTATTGAGAGCTCTCGGCATTCGCGCTAATAACTCGACTGTATTGGCAAGAAAATAACTTCGTCTGTACCACAACAATCAGTGTGTCGTACacgaagcaaaaataaatgcgATCGACATGGTGACCCACACCACCTGCCAATCCACCTTTTTCCTATCGACCACGACGATTTGCCGTTCACCAGAAATGAAGATATTGCTGAGGACCTTGGTTTTTGCCAAAAATACTTGATGCTGTATGAAGTTGAGAGAAATCTtcgcagaaacagaatattttgtgatcAAACTAATCCCATCGATTCATGGGATGATTTAGCCCTCTATTAAGATTTCGatgtaatgacatcctggagaCCGTCGATGACATTCAAGGAGAATTAGTAATTACAAGTCGGGGGCGCAATGTCACACCtacattgcaagtgtgtcttgctctttgttttcagaatatgtgtgtgtggtctgtgtgagtgtgtggtctgtgtgtgtgtgcacgcgtctCCCAAAGAACGGTTGGCCGCATTACTAATTAACCGAGTCacgagaaactgaaaataatacaaaacctACACAGACTACATTATTAATTGGATTTAGTATCACTAATGGTGTGTGTCGaagtgtttgggtgtgtgtgtcgaagtgttggtgtgtgtgtgtgtgtcgaagtgtttgtgtgtgtgtggcgaagtgtttgtgcgtgtgtggcGAAGTGTTTGGGCGTGTGTGgtgaagagtgtgtgtgtgtggcgaagtgtttttttgtgtgtgtgtgtgcgcttgtgtgaGTGTAAAGGTGCTGACTGCACTATCTCACCACCAGCAGACGattaggattttaaaaaataatataggcTTTGTGTCAAGGTATTTTTACTCACTGAAGGGCTTTGTGTCATGATGATTTTCTTCATCAGTATAATAGGTTACAGCCGCCAACAAGTCCAGGCAGTGGTTGCAAGCTGGTTGCCGCAAGTGTTGCGCCTAAACACTGAGCACTAGACACATCGACCTCAGAGTGCCAGACCTTGTGGTACTTTGCCAAAATGGTAATGCCATCACGATTTGCATCTGTCACAACAAGTAGATGACCCACGAGTGACAGTGACTAAAGCGTACACGTGACACTGAAGTGTTCTGCTACGTCACGTTGACTGCAGAGGGCTGAACAGTGCTTTCGTGACGAAATAGCACGTGACATCAACCGTGCTGAAGGTCGTCGTATTTCAACCACCTTGTCTTTGAGGACAGTGTCTTACTAAACTGGAGACAATGACAAATTCACTGTCAGGTAGTCATAGTCTGTGATTACACTGGAAAGCGCTGACTGCCGTTTGACAGTCGCACCTGACGTGACCCCCCTGAGCAGCTCCGCCCTGGGGTCAAGTCGAGATGTCGCAGTCGCGTCTGCCCGTCAGCAAGAGCAGGACAGCATCTGTGGGACTGGAGGGAGCAGTGGACAGAGGTCACTGGGGTTACAACAGGACCAAGGACAGGAAGACAAGGACTCTGGCGCCAGGTGCCCGACCAAAAGTGTTGCTAAGGAAAAACGGTAAGTTggcattgtttattgtttgtttggcgtgtgcgtgtgcgtccTAGCGTGCACGAGATGTGGGGCGCGTGGATGCTCGAGGCGGTGACGGCTTGCAGTGAGCACTGAACGAGCTTCCCAGAGTTCCGCTAGTCTTGCTTGTAGCAAACTGTAGTGCAGTCTGAAATCTTACTTTATACAGAAACTCATTTGTGTGGTTGCTACACAGGCAGTGAGATAACTAAAATAACAGGACAGCCGTTGTTTTCATTCAGTCTAATGCATTCTTAACAGTTGAAGTGTGTATATCCAAGCCGCactttaaaagctttaaaagaagtgtgtgtgtgaaagacaagagagagaatgttgttTCGGAATCTTCCTTTCCTCCCAGTCTGAAATCGTCTCCAAGCCTCTGGGCCTCAGACTTTGTGAGTCCTTTGACAGCCTTCACTTGCATACAGCATACTATTGCCACTTGTCTAGACTTGCATACTATTGATATTATCTATACCACATCTACATCATACTATTGATATTATCTATACCACATCTACATCATACTAGTAATATTATCTATACAATATCTACATCATACTATTGATATTATCTATACCATATCTACATCATACTATTAATATTATCTATACCATATCTACATCATACTATTGATAGTCTGTACTTACTACTGGCACTACGTGTGATCACATGCTGTTGTTACTGTCTTTACTTACCATATACACTGCCTATAATTGCATACTATTTACACTGTCTATATTTGCGTGCTATTTATGTAAGTACACCACCGACACCATCACCTCCAGTCATCATGTCAGAAGGTTTGGCAGTAAGGATGACACACAGTCTATTAGCTGAGGTCCGTAGGGATATCATGGCCCAGCACGTGACAGTAACAATCCTGACGAATTCCTGTTTATGCAGACAGGAATGGACTAAAGCCAGAATTGTGGCAGCTTTAGGGAAACTGGTCTCATGAATACTGTATATGGAATGATGCACAGAAGTAATGAGCAGTCTGTACAGAGTGTGTGGAATGAGGGATGACCTTCCGTCAACTCTGTGGATGTGAGGTGGTGAAGGGGGTGAGGGGTGGCGATGCTGACCTCTGTGAGTGTGGGGTAGAACATGTTCCTGGTTGTGGGGAGGATGGATGCCCTCTGAGGATGTGGAACGGGCTGAGGACTATGTCCATCTCTGTCCCATGGCGGGTGGGAGACCTTGTCCTTTGCCATATTCCTCTGTTTCCTTTTCTTGCCTGTAACGACTTATTTTTTCCTCTAGAGTGTCTACTTGACTGTAACACCCAGCTGTTATCATTGTTCCAGTCTCTGATAGATGTTTTTGCTGGTTGATCGGTTGTGGACAGAACATAATGTATGGCATCTCGGTATACTgatttatgtgtgcgtgtgtagtgtgtgtgtgagagagagagatattttgTAAAGGCCAAGAGTTCCTCCATTAGGAGGAGGTCATGtgcatattaaatatttaataatagtaCGAACATTACTATTTATGAAAGTTGTGTTACGCGACCTaagttattttcaaaacaaggtGGCGCACGCGTGGAGAAGCGCGTGTGACGTACCCGCtgcacttgttttttttcccagggAGGGGCTGGGAGAGGCGCGAGAGATGCTTGACATGACTAGGAACAGAGCTGTAATGTTGTGGATGTTGTAGATATTGTACAGTTTCGTGTTAGCGCGCATGCGAACGGACGTTGAGTGGAACGTGATGTCACGTCCAGGGTCGTCGCGGTCGTCGCGTCACACCGTCGCGAGACACAGGCCAAAATCCACACTTGCTCTTGTTCTCCCCTCGGAGGTCCCCCAGCGCTGGACGATCAGTGACAGTTAAgtgttctttcattttaattccaCATGGGATCATTAGCACATCAATTGTGGCCCCGCGTGCTGACACAACGGACCTTCTTCACGCGTCACCATTCCGGCTTTTCAAAACGAGGCTTCGTGGGCTTCatggtgatgacaaaaatgtccGTCATCTTCACAAATAAAGTCAGATCGCACAGGCACTGCTGCTTGCTGTTCTGTACAAACGGTGACTGATGTGATGTGACAGCTAAGTTCTTGTTTCTTTCGTTTGCAAGTGATAAAAACTTTGAAAGCTTTGAACTTGTGATAGAGACCAATATACGTACATTGATAGaccaagacagacagacatatatatactcaggcccggttctacctattaggcgaactaggcaatcgcctagggcgcagcgaccgaggggggcggaaaaaaatggcctgctttttttttttttttttttaatgaataattttagggaaaaatgtcattttcacaatatgatattagcaggacacttttcctctgcttgtagactgaccaccacgctagtttctcagtacatgtatgacaggaaaaccccactACATgtatcgcattatcccagggcgcacctgcagtgaccacagctaaccggcaggTAAGTAGAGGGCGCTGAGAGTGGtggcgttggtggaaggcaccttttcctcagcttgtaggttgacttcactaccgagtttctcagttcatgtagtgatgtagtacagcaaaacccattattacagggcgcacctgaagtgaccagctaaccagcggggaagaagagggcggagaatagacagcggaggggcgggttggtggatggggcttggtcagtgcggacccctaggatggagtggaccgcattccactaataccaagctcacctttctttcctctatcttactattgaagaggttccacacttgtgcattgaaaacactgcaggtgatatcagggacaacaacacagacttgagtttgctacgcgaatttctctgtggttatgacaactgttttatgctcagtattgtttacacttacgaacttttaacccgaaggaacttagctaatgtcacgaacgcgttcttagttaataagagtatgaaagtctttagcagacaaacatcaaggtagagccatttgaagtttatagcatactgtatctatttactgacgctgatggcctatagtcttgtacttactgttgtgactcatggtcgtgaatatttaactttcttattaattattaaatttctgttcatttggtgtattacgcttaatttagttgtcaaattgtaatgtttatttttattatctaagagtgcatctgtttgtctacagtttgaatggctagcttgttgttatgctccattgacagaatatttgaaattggttattaagagataatgcatactaagacctacagtctatatacttctcttgttttcacctaaccctatgctggacaccaggcagtgttgatcactggactgtgtggggagctgacaccatgatttacaactttgcattgttagcgtccagaagactctctcttgacagaccttgctccccgcccacctgtgaggtgtgactgtggtgtgactttggatgggaacaaagtagctgctatcagggtggtctagaggctggaagctgtgatagcttgagttttagaccacacagcaaactaagaccagagcaaggtgctacagatttcttgtctccatcagtgtgcactccataaaaccttttacacgagtgtttgaaatcctctactcataagtgtaggtctgatttgggaggcatgcaagcatccatgtgtgtatgatgcacgcctgcaattgaaaaacagacgtaccttttcttgacaaaaagtagttcttacttataagttattaatcaaatctgcagcaaattctcgaaaaagattaaattttagtaagccattctttgacacttctgggttctaactcctctggtcgtaatgagttcttgtagaaaaccacttttctactatttttaagcagcaaacatgtagacagttcggttttacttgttagttcatctgtaagatgagaaagaagagaaccattgaaagcacttgccgatggaggtgctataggtggacaggcccacaggtagcgataaatctgtcacagttaatgaccagtcggatcagactacaagactggacaaagaaggtggtgcgatgttacttgatagttgtccgtgagagaagaaagagagatgagagaaagattgaaaagacctaagtggggtggtggagaagggtagagataaatctctaccactttaaagacagtcagatcacattaccagggctggacagccagagactggggaagaggtagttgtaactttgaacttaaaacccacaggacgatgtgaaaaccttttctgagcggctgcagacatctcgtgctgctgtttgaattgactttgtaatcgtctgttcgggtgcttggagcgatcatccttccacagctgagtcagtaaaggttgtgaactgcatttagccgtGCAAGACTGAACAGAgctactgtcctacagccacttcatgagagtttgtacagataagttcgcatgaattttatacactgtgacatagctgtatatattttattaacacgatttatgtctttctttatattaatttcatttccttatttcttatagtgcttactttgattgtgtggatgcaacgggctgcgatagcggtggtgtcactttttgcaaaactgttcattgcacaaacgggtcaGTGACAGTCTTGTGGTCTTTATCACATCACAGTCgcgttgagttctgagacagaccgcagcaatcattactggtgatactTAAGCCTtatagctttcttgtttgaactgcgtccattgaagacagatttaaacagattcaggagcacagtgcattatttggatttctttatgatatccaaagcatttctgaaaaaccaaggaaggacattctactatcttgcgaggtcttggcaaaggcactaatgcacagagacagcaaagacactgaagcggaggaactctgttctgaattacaggttgtggctagaagacttcccaagcctAACATGAACCCTAAAGAAGTCTTAACATTCATtatccaacataagctatttgatattgtgccgaatgttgtagtgtctctcagaattttattgacccttccaatttctgttgccagtgcagaacggagtttcccaaaattaaaattaattaaaaactatacgagatcaacaatgttgcaagagagactgggctggccaccatgtctattgagcatgacttggcaaatgcactcaatctgaaggaactgataactcgttttgcacaacacaaaacaaggaaagtgaggttttaaccatcaatttcatgaataggactaaataaattgcaaaacaaatgatataacatggttcactttttgtggggggggggcgcagaatttttctttcgcctagggcgcaacacagcctagcgccggccctgtaTATACTCTACATTGATAGACCAagacagacatatatatatattgatagaGTCCAAGAGAGACAGGTATACAGGTatacagcagaaagaaaaggaaggtaGGTGGAgttagaaaaagaaacagaaaaagaagaatgaggTAGGTGGAGTCAGGTTTACCCAGGATTGCTGCGTTTGATGTGAGTGGTGCGGCGGGATGGCCGGCATTTTGTCGACGTTGGCAGGCGGCCAGAAATAATTGTGACGGCGCATGCGCGCACAGTGTGCACACCACGTGGCCAGGTCTGTGATGCTGGCATGAGGCTTTGTTGTGCAGCCAAACAGTCCTGGAGGCGCCGACAGTTTCTGCAGATGATGCGCCTGCCATTGAACTGCAGGGCATTGTATATACAGTTGTGCAGTTTAAAGACCTACCCCAGTGGTCCcagttataaacagattctggtagGTGGAgg
This sequence is a window from Pomacea canaliculata isolate SZHN2017 linkage group LG5, ASM307304v1, whole genome shotgun sequence. Protein-coding genes within it:
- the LOC112564810 gene encoding zinc finger protein 271-like — translated: MKSEMQVPCTLIKTETKYMGEEQEDLSNNVKPKAESSFSSAYNETKCLQNDFIQHDSIFGQELHNIKIDPAAQTNLRCENALKVEINSQDSTSFIKIEQQHTHSVKLEWPHMTDHNHIVKTERSWPGQDAISQLDSDNEFYWNCQGDTFEVKTQYAKALVTSEVKHEDHSGQAIGSAVESEQTKSHTQSTIMEHLKAQSVPQEVEWNCRKNKDILSCISSPELQDVDVAGCKNTQVMDIVSESSQHEKNVNMTEANISTESEKQHPSSDIESDKCKVCMSSFHFPSLHKKHMSDHTGKPHKCRTCKVAFKRLSDLKSHMWVHSDKKPHQCSICKAAFKRLSDLKSHMWKRHTQIHSDQKPYQCSVCKAAFNRLSNLKSHMLVHSDQKPHQCSVCMATFKRLSNLKRHTQVHRDEKPYQCSVSKATFKRSYVLKQHKTIHNDEEPHQCSVCKAAFKRLTNLERHTQVHSDQKPCQCSICKAAFKRLSDLKSHMWVHSDKKPHQCSICKAAFKRLSDLKSHMWVHRDKKPHQCSICKAAFKRLPDLKRHTQVHSDQKPYQCSVCKAAFNRLSNLKSHMLVHSDQKPHKCSVCKAAFKRLSNLKRHTQVHRDEKPYQCSVSKATFKRSYVLKQHKTIHNDEEPHQCSVCKAAFKRLTNLERHTQVHRDEKPHQCRVCKAAFKRLSNLKQHMHVHRDEKPPQCRVCKAVFKTLSYLTKHSQIHRYKKPYQCNICKAALKKSNALKQHVQVHSDKPYKCSVCNIAFKSLFHLKQHMQVHRNNKSYR